Proteins encoded within one genomic window of Amycolatopsis sp. 2-15:
- a CDS encoding lytic transglycosylase domain-containing protein, with the protein MGKHRPRRRSVRGKAAAALAGGALVVLPTVAASGLPAPLAAPAPTASGTSLPPLAVPWVPPNIVLPPVAVDGSLPQPPTPLPLTVPGFHVSTGSATPSGPLGIPGSMLKAYQNAADIMSREQPGCHLDWQLLAAIGRIESNHARGGYVDAQGNTLEPILGPVLDGSGPFAAIRDTDGGRFDGNAAWDRAVGATQFIPSTWAGYASDGNGDGVSNPNNIYDETLATARYLCSGGLDLSSDATQRVAVRRYNNSQSYVDTVMAYAAAYRGGVSQLPDSQVPIGAPPGPDAIAAAAGSPLGDPAPPPPPVVTPPGSPTQLPPSTTPSSPTTTPTDPSTTPSDSSDTPPSDSSTPPSDSSTPPSDSSTPPSGSSTPPADSTPPSTTTPTTTTSSSSTDSSTSTVSDTTPPPETTSTTPTS; encoded by the coding sequence ATGGGGAAACACCGGCCACGCCGGAGGTCTGTCCGCGGCAAGGCGGCAGCCGCCCTCGCCGGTGGCGCGCTCGTGGTGCTGCCGACGGTGGCCGCGTCGGGTCTTCCTGCTCCGCTCGCCGCCCCGGCCCCGACAGCCTCAGGCACCTCGCTGCCGCCGCTGGCCGTGCCGTGGGTCCCGCCGAACATCGTGCTCCCGCCGGTCGCCGTGGACGGCAGCCTGCCGCAGCCGCCGACTCCGTTGCCGCTGACCGTGCCGGGCTTCCACGTGAGCACGGGTTCGGCCACGCCGTCCGGTCCACTGGGGATTCCGGGCAGCATGCTGAAGGCGTACCAGAACGCGGCCGACATCATGTCCCGCGAGCAGCCCGGCTGCCACCTCGACTGGCAGCTCCTCGCGGCCATCGGCCGCATCGAGTCCAACCACGCGCGCGGCGGTTACGTCGACGCGCAGGGCAACACGCTCGAACCGATCCTCGGCCCGGTGCTCGACGGTTCCGGCCCGTTCGCCGCCATCCGCGACACCGACGGCGGCCGGTTCGACGGCAACGCGGCGTGGGACCGCGCCGTGGGCGCCACGCAGTTCATCCCGTCGACCTGGGCGGGCTACGCCTCCGACGGCAATGGCGACGGCGTGTCCAACCCGAACAACATCTACGACGAAACCCTCGCCACGGCACGCTACCTGTGCTCCGGCGGCCTGGACCTCTCCAGCGACGCGACGCAGCGCGTGGCCGTGCGCCGCTACAACAACTCGCAGTCCTATGTGGACACGGTCATGGCCTACGCGGCGGCCTACCGCGGCGGTGTGTCGCAACTGCCGGACAGCCAGGTCCCCATCGGCGCGCCCCCGGGCCCGGACGCCATCGCGGCCGCCGCCGGCAGCCCCCTGGGCGACCCGGCCCCGCCGCCGCCCCCGGTCGTCACGCCGCCGGGCTCCCCCACGCAGCTCCCGCCGTCGACGACGCCGAGCTCGCCCACCACGACTCCGACGGACCCCAGCACCACCCCGTCGGACTCCAGCGACACGCCGCCGTCCGACAGCTCGACCCCGCCCTCGGACAGCTCGACCCCACCTTCGGACAGCTCGACCCCGCCCTCGGGGAGCTCGACCCCACCGGCCGACTCGACGCCGCCGAGCACCACCACGCCGACCACCACCACGTCGTCGTCCAGCACGGACTCGTCCACCTCCACGGTCTCGGACACCACCCCACCCCCGGAGACGACGAGCACCACGCCGACCAGCTGA
- a CDS encoding GNAT family N-acetyltransferase has product MVEILRSEWDAPEAVALRAAQRAELDTRYATSDHEAGPVPTAESMAVFVIAWSEGIAVGCGGLRFLGPGVAEIKRMYVVPASRGTGVSTALLRALEAEAGSHGITRLLLETGVRQPDAIHFYQREGYEPIPAFGEYGSDPLARCFARLLHSGQSLENRSATPVKPR; this is encoded by the coding sequence GTGGTCGAGATTCTGCGTTCCGAGTGGGACGCGCCGGAGGCGGTGGCGCTGCGCGCGGCACAACGGGCCGAATTGGACACCCGGTACGCGACCAGCGATCACGAAGCCGGGCCGGTGCCAACCGCCGAAAGTATGGCTGTTTTTGTCATCGCATGGTCCGAAGGCATCGCGGTCGGCTGTGGTGGCCTGCGGTTCCTGGGGCCGGGCGTGGCGGAGATCAAACGGATGTACGTCGTGCCGGCCTCGCGCGGAACCGGCGTTTCGACGGCGTTGTTACGGGCGCTCGAAGCGGAGGCCGGCTCGCACGGCATCACTCGGCTGCTGCTGGAAACCGGCGTCCGCCAGCCGGACGCGATCCACTTCTACCAGCGGGAAGGCTACGAACCGATCCCGGCATTCGGCGAGTACGGAAGTGATCCACTGGCCCGGTGCTTCGCCCGATTACTCCATTCGGGGCAGTCGTTGGAAAACCGGTCCGCAACTCCTGTTAAGCCCCGGTGA
- a CDS encoding TetR/AcrR family transcriptional regulator — MPRQRDVGAQRELLSGAVWQVLAGDGLPGLTVRAVAERAGCTTGLVMHAFPTKRALLLHARDLLHQRTAERADATEAAGGAPTTVLRDVLCHAATLTEEAADEARVWVGFLAAALADPELAARHRAHNRSFVTRVTRLVGACRPRWAHPRRERTAKRLIALVEGLTALTAADPATYPPPVHRDAIAAALRELEN, encoded by the coding sequence ATGCCAAGACAGCGTGACGTCGGCGCCCAGCGCGAACTGCTCTCCGGCGCGGTGTGGCAGGTGCTGGCCGGCGACGGGTTGCCAGGCCTCACCGTGCGCGCCGTCGCCGAACGCGCGGGCTGCACCACGGGCCTGGTCATGCACGCGTTCCCGACCAAGCGGGCCCTGCTCCTGCACGCGCGCGACCTGCTGCACCAGCGCACCGCCGAACGCGCCGACGCCACCGAAGCCGCCGGCGGCGCACCCACCACGGTGCTGCGTGACGTCCTCTGCCACGCCGCCACCCTCACCGAAGAAGCCGCCGACGAGGCACGCGTCTGGGTCGGCTTCCTCGCCGCCGCCCTGGCCGACCCCGAGCTGGCCGCCCGTCACCGCGCGCACAACCGCTCGTTCGTCACCCGCGTGACGCGGCTCGTCGGCGCCTGCCGCCCCCGCTGGGCCCACCCACGCCGCGAACGGACCGCGAAACGCCTCATCGCCCTGGTCGAAGGCCTCACCGCCCTCACCGCGGCCGACCCCGCCACCTACCCACCGCCCGTCCACCGCGACGCGATCGCCGCCGCGCTGCGCGAGCTCGAGAACTGA
- a CDS encoding helix-turn-helix domain-containing protein: MSQGSSHRVVMVVDDGSNPFEMGVATELFGLRRPELGREWYQFTLASAREHVGIHLGMFTLSGVAGLDAVDEADTVIVPNRPDPQVPADASVLSAIRRAHARGARLISFCTGAFTLAEAGVLDGLRATTHWRWAAEFTERHPAVRLESDVLFVDEGTVLTAAGSAAAMDLGLYVIQRDHGAEIANAVSRRLVFPGHRDGGQQQFVERPVPVVPDASLAPVLEWARGNLDRALTVADLAARAATSQATLHRRFRSELGTTPLAWLTTERVSLACRLLERGELRLDRVATDCGFGTAANLRAQLRRHTGLSPSEYRRRFGPAA, translated from the coding sequence ATGTCGCAAGGATCCTCGCACCGCGTGGTGATGGTCGTGGACGACGGCTCGAACCCGTTCGAGATGGGCGTCGCGACGGAGCTGTTCGGCCTGCGCCGCCCGGAGCTCGGGCGGGAGTGGTACCAGTTCACGCTGGCCTCGGCGCGCGAGCACGTGGGCATACACCTGGGGATGTTCACGCTCTCGGGCGTCGCGGGGCTCGACGCGGTCGACGAGGCGGACACGGTGATCGTGCCGAACCGGCCGGACCCGCAGGTGCCGGCGGACGCCTCGGTGCTGTCGGCGATCCGGCGGGCGCACGCGCGCGGGGCACGGCTGATTAGTTTCTGCACCGGCGCGTTCACACTTGCCGAGGCAGGCGTGCTGGACGGGCTGCGCGCGACGACGCACTGGCGATGGGCTGCCGAGTTCACCGAACGCCACCCCGCCGTGCGGCTGGAGTCCGACGTCCTGTTCGTCGACGAGGGCACGGTCCTCACGGCCGCGGGCAGCGCGGCGGCGATGGACCTGGGCCTGTACGTGATCCAGCGCGACCACGGCGCCGAGATCGCCAACGCCGTGAGCCGCCGGCTGGTCTTCCCCGGCCACCGCGACGGCGGGCAACAGCAGTTCGTGGAACGGCCGGTGCCCGTGGTGCCGGACGCCTCGCTCGCACCGGTACTGGAGTGGGCCCGCGGCAACCTCGACCGCGCGCTGACCGTCGCCGACCTGGCCGCGCGCGCGGCGACCAGCCAGGCCACGCTGCACCGCAGGTTCCGCAGCGAGCTCGGCACGACGCCGCTGGCCTGGCTGACGACGGAACGCGTGAGCCTCGCCTGCCGATTGCTCGAACGCGGCGAACTGCGGCTCGACCGCGTCGCCACCGACTGCGGGTTCGGAACGGCGGCCAACCTGCGCGCCCAGCTGCGACGGCACACAGGGCTGAGCCCGTCGGAGTACCGGCGGCGGTTCGGACCGGCGGCTTGA
- a CDS encoding winged helix-turn-helix transcriptional regulator, with the protein MKRTSFAQWPCSIARTMDLLGDWWTPLVLRDAFYGVTRFDEFQQALGIARNTLADRLRRLVDEGLLEKVAYQTEPVRYDYVLTDKGKDFFGVLTAMTAWGDRWLAGEAGPPITTHHEKCGHDTHAEVVCAHCGEPLTAEDTRMRRGPGFPEKIAHRPDVEARFAKQEAAR; encoded by the coding sequence ATGAAACGGACTTCCTTCGCGCAGTGGCCGTGCTCCATCGCGCGGACCATGGACCTGCTCGGGGACTGGTGGACGCCGCTCGTGCTGCGCGACGCGTTCTACGGCGTCACGCGCTTCGATGAGTTCCAGCAGGCGCTCGGCATCGCGCGCAACACCCTCGCCGACCGGCTGCGCCGGCTGGTCGACGAGGGGCTGCTGGAGAAGGTCGCGTACCAGACCGAGCCGGTGCGCTACGACTACGTGCTCACCGACAAGGGCAAGGACTTCTTCGGGGTCCTCACCGCGATGACGGCGTGGGGGGACCGCTGGCTCGCCGGCGAGGCCGGCCCGCCGATCACGACGCACCACGAGAAGTGCGGCCACGACACCCACGCCGAGGTCGTCTGCGCGCACTGCGGCGAGCCGCTCACGGCCGAGGACACGCGGATGCGCCGCGGCCCCGGCTTCCCCGAGAAGATCGCGCACCGGCCCGACGTCGAGGCGCGCTTCGCGAAGCAGGAAGCCGCGCGCTGA
- a CDS encoding SRPBCC family protein yields the protein MEWTGARYADKPTAEAATWIDGAPEAVWPFVADVQRMPEMSSELQRVEWCGGATGPKLGGSFVGYSKHDALGEWSTTSFIVECEEPRVFAWAVADPETPTATWRFTLEPENGGTKLTQWMQMGPARSGLSFAIDRMPDKEQKIVFVRMREFENAMIATVAAIKDRVEAAR from the coding sequence ATGGAGTGGACCGGCGCGCGGTACGCGGACAAGCCCACGGCCGAGGCGGCCACGTGGATCGACGGCGCGCCCGAGGCGGTGTGGCCGTTCGTGGCCGACGTGCAGCGCATGCCCGAGATGAGCTCGGAGCTCCAGCGCGTCGAGTGGTGCGGCGGGGCGACCGGCCCGAAGCTCGGCGGCTCCTTCGTGGGCTACAGCAAGCACGACGCGCTCGGCGAGTGGTCGACGACGTCGTTCATCGTCGAGTGCGAGGAGCCGCGCGTATTCGCGTGGGCGGTGGCGGACCCGGAGACGCCCACGGCGACCTGGCGCTTCACGCTCGAGCCCGAGAACGGCGGCACGAAGCTCACGCAGTGGATGCAGATGGGGCCGGCGCGATCGGGTCTGTCGTTCGCCATCGACCGCATGCCGGACAAGGAACAGAAGATCGTTTTCGTGCGCATGCGCGAGTTCGAGAACGCGATGATCGCCACCGTCGCCGCGATCAAGGACCGCGTCGAGGCGGCGCGCTGA
- a CDS encoding LLM class flavin-dependent oxidoreductase: MRTATTVEGSAGWAETLEFVLEAEKLGLDVCWVAEAWGSDAPSVLGFLAGRTSRLQLGSGIMQVGVRTPVAVAQAALTLAEMSGGRFSLGLGPSGPQVMEGLHGVPFAKPLTRMRETVEIVRSAFAGEKVSFSGKAFEIPLPGEARPMRLSSKPNEDIPIYLATLSPKMLELTGEVADGWLGTSFVPEGAAAYFSHLDAGLAKSGRVRSDLDVCQGAEVAFASDEDELRAMVGSRKKELAFSLGGMGSASTNFYNDAYSRQGWAEVAAEVRDRWQSGDRDGAASLVTDEMVLGTTLIGTEDMVRARLRVWRDAGVDTVRLYPSGDSLDAQLATLGRALELVRQVG, from the coding sequence ATGCGCACCGCGACCACGGTCGAAGGGTCGGCCGGCTGGGCGGAGACGCTGGAGTTCGTGCTGGAGGCCGAAAAGCTCGGTCTCGACGTGTGCTGGGTCGCCGAAGCGTGGGGTTCCGACGCGCCGTCGGTGCTCGGCTTCCTGGCCGGGCGCACTTCGCGGCTGCAGCTCGGCTCCGGGATCATGCAGGTCGGCGTGCGCACGCCGGTCGCGGTGGCGCAGGCAGCGCTGACACTCGCCGAAATGTCCGGCGGCCGGTTTTCACTCGGCCTCGGACCGAGCGGGCCGCAGGTGATGGAAGGGCTGCACGGCGTGCCGTTCGCGAAGCCGCTCACGCGGATGCGCGAGACGGTGGAGATCGTGCGCAGCGCGTTCGCGGGGGAGAAGGTCTCCTTTTCCGGCAAGGCTTTCGAGATCCCGCTGCCCGGCGAGGCGCGGCCGATGCGGCTCTCGTCCAAACCCAATGAAGACATCCCCATTTACCTGGCGACGCTGTCGCCGAAGATGCTGGAGCTCACCGGCGAGGTCGCCGACGGCTGGCTGGGCACCAGCTTCGTGCCCGAAGGCGCGGCGGCGTACTTCAGCCACCTCGATGCCGGCCTCGCCAAGTCCGGCCGCGTGCGGAGCGACCTCGACGTGTGCCAGGGCGCGGAAGTCGCCTTCGCCTCCGACGAGGACGAGCTGCGTGCGATGGTGGGCTCTCGGAAGAAGGAACTAGCGTTTTCCTTGGGCGGCATGGGTTCCGCGAGCACCAACTTCTACAACGACGCCTACAGCCGCCAGGGCTGGGCCGAGGTCGCCGCGGAGGTCCGCGACCGCTGGCAGTCCGGCGACCGCGACGGCGCCGCTTCCCTGGTGACGGACGAGATGGTCCTGGGCACCACGCTCATCGGCACCGAGGACATGGTGCGCGCCCGGCTGCGCGTCTGGCGCGACGCCGGCGTCGACACGGTGCGCCTCTATCCGTCAGGCGATTCGCTCGACGCTCAGCTGGCCACGCTCGGCCGCGCGCTGGAGCTGGTGCGGCAGGTGGGTTGA
- a CDS encoding dihydrofolate reductase family protein codes for MRKIVSTLFVSLDGVVEAPDRWSLSHWTPELERIVGAGLSDADAMLLGRVTYEGFAEAWPGRADDPGAEFLNNVRKYVASTTLTAVGWQHSTLLPRDLEPALRDLKAAPGGTILTSGSATLVRWLLARGLVDELVLLQHPVVVGTGRRLFPADGPHLDFALERSQVFGNGVVQLVYRPAEPRA; via the coding sequence ATGCGCAAGATCGTGTCCACGTTGTTCGTGTCGCTCGACGGCGTCGTCGAGGCGCCGGACCGCTGGTCGCTGTCGCACTGGACGCCCGAGCTCGAACGCATCGTCGGCGCCGGCTTGTCTGACGCCGACGCGATGCTGCTGGGCCGCGTGACCTACGAGGGGTTCGCCGAAGCGTGGCCCGGCCGCGCGGACGACCCCGGCGCGGAGTTCCTGAACAACGTCCGCAAGTACGTCGCGTCCACCACGCTCACCGCCGTCGGCTGGCAGCACAGCACCTTGCTGCCGCGCGACCTCGAACCCGCGCTCCGCGACCTCAAGGCCGCCCCCGGCGGCACCATCCTCACCAGCGGCAGCGCGACGCTCGTGCGCTGGCTGCTCGCCCGCGGCCTCGTCGACGAGCTGGTCCTCCTGCAACACCCCGTCGTCGTCGGCACCGGCCGCCGCCTGTTCCCGGCCGACGGCCCGCACCTGGACTTCGCGCTGGAGCGGTCGCAGGTGTTCGGCAACGGCGTGGTGCAGCTCGTCTACCGTCCGGCCGAACCGCGCGCGTGA
- a CDS encoding AMP-binding protein, which produces MFYDLAVRDFLDRAETVYPDRIAVVDEPDQPAASWGAITYRELARRARAQAANLDALGVPVGGRVAIVSHNSARLLTSFFGVSGWGRILVPVNFRLAPAEVRYIVEHSGADVVMIDPELKPLLDSVTAKHVFVLGEHDEQIFGGDGDPRPWQPDESATATLNYTSGTTARPKGVQLTHRNLWLNATTFALHTTLNDNDVLLHTLPMFHCNGWGMPYGVTGLGARHIVLRKVDGTEILRRVEEHGVTIMCAAPAVVTAALDGAAKWDGEIPGRDRVRIVVAGAPPPTRTIERVRAELGWEFIQIYGLTETSPLLTVNRFRSEWADLDTHEQAKLLGRAGAPALGVRVSIDNDGEVLVQSNMNLEGYWENPDETARVQAGNWFHTGDGGRFEDGYLSIADRKKDVIITGGENVSSIEVEDALNSHPAVREAAVIGIPDTKWGELVTALVVTDGTPVTAEDLITHCRRHLAGYKCPKRVDFLDELPRTATGKIQKFKLRKPFWEGQDRQVN; this is translated from the coding sequence GTGTTCTACGACCTCGCTGTCCGCGATTTCCTCGACCGCGCGGAAACGGTGTACCCGGACCGGATCGCAGTGGTGGACGAACCCGACCAGCCCGCCGCCTCGTGGGGCGCGATCACCTACCGCGAGCTGGCCCGGCGGGCCCGCGCGCAGGCCGCCAACCTCGACGCGCTGGGCGTGCCCGTCGGCGGCCGCGTCGCGATCGTCTCGCACAACTCGGCTCGGCTGCTCACGTCGTTCTTCGGGGTTTCGGGCTGGGGCCGCATCCTGGTGCCGGTGAACTTCCGCCTCGCGCCGGCGGAGGTGCGCTACATCGTGGAGCACTCGGGCGCCGACGTCGTGATGATCGACCCGGAGCTCAAACCGCTGCTCGACTCTGTCACCGCGAAGCACGTGTTCGTGCTCGGCGAGCACGACGAGCAGATCTTCGGCGGCGACGGCGACCCGCGGCCGTGGCAGCCCGACGAATCGGCCACCGCCACGCTCAACTACACCTCGGGCACCACGGCGCGGCCCAAGGGCGTGCAGCTGACGCACCGCAACCTCTGGCTCAACGCCACCACGTTCGCCTTGCACACCACGCTCAACGACAACGACGTGCTGCTGCACACCCTCCCGATGTTCCACTGCAACGGCTGGGGCATGCCCTACGGCGTCACCGGCCTCGGCGCCCGGCACATCGTGCTGCGCAAGGTCGACGGCACCGAGATCCTGCGCCGCGTCGAGGAACACGGCGTCACGATCATGTGCGCCGCACCCGCCGTGGTCACCGCGGCGCTCGACGGCGCCGCGAAGTGGGACGGCGAGATACCCGGCCGAGACCGCGTGCGGATCGTCGTGGCGGGCGCGCCGCCGCCCACCCGCACCATCGAACGCGTGCGCGCCGAGCTGGGCTGGGAGTTCATCCAGATCTACGGCCTCACCGAGACGTCGCCGCTGCTCACGGTCAACCGCTTCCGCTCGGAGTGGGCGGACCTCGACACCCACGAGCAGGCCAAGCTCCTGGGCCGCGCGGGCGCGCCGGCGCTGGGCGTGCGCGTGTCGATCGACAACGACGGCGAGGTGCTCGTCCAGTCGAACATGAACCTCGAGGGCTACTGGGAGAACCCGGACGAAACCGCCCGCGTGCAGGCGGGCAACTGGTTCCACACCGGCGACGGTGGCCGCTTCGAGGACGGTTACCTCTCCATCGCCGACCGCAAGAAGGACGTGATCATCACCGGCGGCGAGAACGTGTCGTCCATCGAGGTGGAAGACGCCCTGAACTCCCACCCGGCCGTGCGCGAGGCCGCCGTGATCGGCATCCCGGACACAAAGTGGGGCGAGCTCGTCACGGCTCTGGTGGTCACCGACGGCACCCCCGTGACGGCCGAGGACCTGATCACGCACTGCCGCCGGCACCTGGCCGGCTACAAGTGCCCGAAGCGCGTGGACTTCCTCGACGAGCTCCCCCGCACGGCGACGGGGAAGATCCAGAAGTTCAAGCTGCGCAAGCCGTTCTGGGAGGGCCAGGACCGGCAGGTGAACTAG
- a CDS encoding helix-turn-helix transcriptional regulator, with product MTPSGRLALTASPLVAGALQALQRATGLPVAMGGPVSAGSRTLVIDQLRGTATGSLQHLRVDTGAGLGGKAVALGRPSTVIDYLNAQGITHKYDRAVAPERLRAMVALPVRVGASTRAVLYAATRDSITFGDRILRAASAVVARLERDIEVEEEVRRRVAAPPLGEHHDLRAELLAIAGSMHDDEARARLLEVCERLRPAEAPPGITLSPRELDVLRLVSEGCTNDEISERLGLLPNTVKSYLKHAMRKLDVSNRIQAVNRARAAGLLG from the coding sequence ATGACGCCATCGGGCAGGCTCGCGCTGACGGCCAGCCCCCTGGTCGCCGGCGCGCTGCAGGCGCTCCAGCGCGCGACCGGGCTGCCGGTCGCGATGGGCGGGCCCGTGTCGGCGGGCTCGCGGACCCTCGTGATCGACCAGCTGCGCGGCACGGCCACGGGCTCGCTGCAGCACCTCCGCGTCGACACCGGCGCCGGGCTGGGCGGCAAGGCTGTGGCGCTCGGGCGGCCGTCGACGGTCATCGACTACCTCAACGCGCAGGGCATCACGCACAAGTACGACCGCGCCGTCGCGCCGGAGCGGCTGCGGGCGATGGTCGCCCTGCCGGTGCGCGTAGGCGCGTCGACGCGCGCGGTTCTGTATGCGGCGACGCGTGACTCGATCACCTTCGGCGACCGGATCCTGCGCGCGGCGAGCGCTGTCGTCGCGCGGCTGGAGCGGGACATCGAGGTCGAGGAAGAAGTCCGGCGCCGCGTGGCGGCACCGCCGCTGGGCGAGCACCACGACCTGCGCGCCGAGCTCCTCGCGATCGCCGGTTCGATGCACGACGACGAGGCCCGCGCGCGGCTGCTCGAAGTGTGCGAACGCCTGCGTCCGGCCGAGGCACCGCCGGGGATCACGCTGTCGCCGCGCGAGCTCGACGTGCTGCGGCTCGTGAGCGAGGGCTGCACCAACGACGAGATCTCCGAGCGGCTCGGGCTGCTGCCCAACACGGTCAAGTCGTACCTCAAACACGCCATGCGCAAGCTCGACGTCAGCAACCGGATCCAGGCGGTGAACCGGGCCCGCGCGGCCGGTCTGCTCGGCTGA